One Paraburkholderia flagellata genomic window carries:
- a CDS encoding aldo/keto reductase, whose protein sequence is MTLSKRKFGRTGWNVSEIGFGAWAIGGSWGSVAEDDARAALNAALDNGVTFIDTADVYGDGRSERIIRDVLRERGGERPIVATKLGRRLDPHVTSGYLNKRELEGFIDRSLSNLGVDTLDLVQLHCPPTEVYYRPEVFDAMDDFVAAGKIRFYGVSVEKVEEALKAIEYPNVVSVQIIYNMFRQRPADLFFRQAQKKDVAVIARVPLASGMLTGKLAADSVFAPDDHRAFNRHGEAFDVGETFSGVPYDVALKAVDELRGLVPVGASMAQLALRWILMEDAVSVIIPGSKNAAQAASNASAASLAPLSEAAMQRARDVYERLIAPHVHQRW, encoded by the coding sequence ATGACGCTTTCGAAGAGAAAATTCGGCCGTACCGGCTGGAATGTGTCCGAAATCGGGTTTGGGGCATGGGCAATCGGCGGTTCGTGGGGCAGCGTTGCCGAAGACGACGCGAGAGCCGCGCTGAACGCCGCGCTCGATAACGGCGTCACTTTCATCGACACCGCAGACGTCTACGGCGACGGCCGCTCGGAGCGCATTATCCGGGACGTGCTGCGGGAACGCGGGGGCGAGCGTCCCATCGTGGCCACCAAGCTCGGGCGCCGACTCGATCCGCACGTGACCAGCGGCTATCTGAACAAGCGCGAACTCGAAGGCTTCATCGACCGGAGCCTCTCGAACCTGGGCGTCGACACGCTCGACCTGGTGCAACTGCACTGCCCGCCGACCGAAGTCTATTACCGCCCCGAAGTGTTCGACGCGATGGACGACTTTGTCGCCGCCGGCAAAATCCGCTTTTACGGCGTTTCGGTCGAAAAGGTGGAAGAAGCGCTGAAGGCGATCGAATATCCCAATGTGGTTTCGGTCCAGATCATTTACAACATGTTCCGCCAACGTCCCGCCGACCTGTTTTTCAGGCAGGCGCAAAAGAAGGACGTTGCGGTCATCGCGCGCGTGCCGCTGGCGAGTGGCATGCTCACCGGCAAGTTGGCCGCGGACTCGGTTTTCGCGCCAGACGATCACCGTGCGTTCAATCGTCATGGCGAGGCGTTCGACGTTGGCGAAACGTTCTCGGGCGTGCCGTATGACGTCGCCTTGAAGGCGGTCGATGAACTGCGCGGCCTCGTCCCGGTGGGCGCCTCCATGGCCCAGCTCGCCCTGCGCTGGATACTCATGGAGGATGCCGTCTCGGTCATCATTCCGGGCAGCAAGAACGCGGCCCAGGCGGCATCGAATGCCTCGGCGGCAAGCCTCGCGCCGCTGTCCGAAGCAGCCATGCAACGCGCGCGGGACGTTTATGAACGACTTATCGCGCCGCACGTCCATCAGCGCTGGTAA
- a CDS encoding microviridin/marinostatin family tricyclic proteinase inhibitor: MSNIKIETQEPVPFFSHFLEGQFSRDLSAAEMQAIRGGAVVTMAAPSDQEGVPVGELPDLLGMLRHMGWPMGPMPGIPSSPVTTMAYPSDGENAPL, encoded by the coding sequence ATGTCTAACATCAAAATTGAAACTCAGGAGCCCGTACCGTTTTTCTCACATTTTCTGGAAGGGCAGTTTTCCAGAGACCTCTCGGCGGCTGAGATGCAGGCCATACGCGGCGGCGCGGTCGTGACGATGGCGGCGCCGTCCGACCAGGAAGGCGTGCCGGTCGGCGAATTGCCCGACCTGCTGGGCATGTTGCGGCACATGGGGTGGCCTATGGGACCGATGCCCGGCATTCCGTCCTCGCCAGTGACGACCATGGCGTATCCCTCGGACGGCGAAAATGCTCCTCTTTAG
- a CDS encoding MvdC/MvdD family ATP grasp protein — protein sequence MSERHPRPVVLIITHSNDNESIPLVINAIAAQGGVPYRFDTDRFPTDIRHCGQYSGEEERQVIACEEYELDLGTVSAVWYRRIAIGRCIPETMDLQLRRAAIEQSRATLHGMIASLDAFHLDPVHRLRRAENKQLQLKIAREVGLTMPRTLITNAPEAVRGFARECRQGMIMKTLSSFAIYEQGDQKVVFTNTLHDKDLERLDDLRYCPAIFQEQVPKALELRATIVGKRVFTASIDSQRSEKSSVDWRRDGIGLLEAWEPYPLPLEVENGLLKLMHALGLNYGAADFILTPDGRHCFLEVNPVGEFFWLEKHPGLPLSGAIADLLVSSKGAA from the coding sequence ATGTCCGAGCGGCACCCACGGCCCGTGGTACTGATCATCACCCACAGCAACGACAACGAGAGTATTCCTCTCGTCATCAATGCTATCGCCGCACAAGGCGGCGTGCCTTACCGGTTCGATACCGACCGCTTTCCGACCGACATTCGGCATTGCGGCCAGTACAGCGGCGAAGAAGAACGGCAAGTTATTGCGTGTGAGGAATATGAGTTGGACCTGGGCACGGTATCTGCCGTGTGGTATCGGCGGATCGCCATCGGGCGGTGCATTCCTGAAACGATGGACTTGCAGCTCAGGCGGGCGGCGATCGAGCAATCGCGCGCCACGCTGCACGGCATGATCGCCAGCCTCGATGCGTTTCATCTCGATCCGGTGCACCGTCTGCGCCGCGCGGAAAACAAGCAGCTTCAGCTCAAGATTGCGAGAGAAGTCGGGCTCACGATGCCACGCACGTTGATCACCAATGCGCCAGAAGCCGTGCGCGGGTTCGCACGCGAATGCAGGCAGGGGATGATCATGAAGACGCTGTCATCGTTTGCCATTTACGAGCAGGGCGACCAGAAAGTGGTCTTTACCAACACGCTTCATGACAAAGACCTCGAGCGTCTCGATGATCTTCGTTATTGCCCGGCCATCTTCCAGGAGCAAGTGCCCAAGGCGCTGGAACTGAGGGCAACGATTGTGGGAAAGCGGGTGTTCACGGCCTCGATCGATTCCCAACGGTCCGAAAAATCGAGCGTCGACTGGCGTCGCGATGGCATTGGACTGCTCGAAGCGTGGGAACCGTACCCGTTGCCGCTCGAAGTCGAGAATGGACTGCTGAAACTGATGCATGCGCTGGGCCTCAACTACGGCGCAGCAGATTTCATCCTCACCCCCGACGGCCGTCACTGCTTTCTGGAGGTCAACCCGGTCGGCGAGTTCTTCTGGCTGGAAAAGCACCCGGGATTACCGCTCTCGGGTGCGATTGCCGACCTGCTCGTTTCGAGCAAGGGCGCTGCTTGA
- a CDS encoding gamma-butyrobetaine hydroxylase-like domain-containing protein, with protein MKTPLEVRNDALTRALTLCWPAGETQRLDHARLRAACPCAACRRVRLGGAAPAAAAAPDVTLIGIEPMGYGVQLAFSDGHASGIYPWTYLEQFGRGEDR; from the coding sequence ATGAAAACGCCGCTCGAAGTCCGCAACGACGCGCTCACGCGAGCGCTCACGCTGTGCTGGCCAGCGGGCGAAACACAACGCTTGGACCACGCCCGGCTGCGCGCGGCCTGCCCGTGCGCAGCCTGCCGCCGCGTGCGGCTCGGCGGCGCTGCGCCCGCGGCCGCGGCCGCACCGGACGTAACGCTGATCGGCATCGAGCCAATGGGTTACGGCGTACAACTCGCGTTCAGCGACGGCCATGCAAGCGGCATCTATCCCTGGACGTACCTCGAGCAGTTCGGGCGCGGCGAGGACCGCTAG
- a CDS encoding HEAT repeat domain-containing protein encodes MTVSTVTLPNLQHLSAEASALLARLADADSAVRRIALLELADLEDEALLPAFIVALRDDPAPDVRREAAVVLASWEDDDVVQALCTALLDTDDDVREAAAQSLSELKAQSSGHVLRRWATRPESFVRRAALRGLRELRFADAFEPALHALADTEADVRLEAVAVLGWLKEARALEALAALAASDAHPEVRRAAVGALGFASPGDQATLDALLTALRDDAWQVREEAATTLGKLRAASALEPLVVALGDAYWQVRLRAARALGQLRDAKAAAAVATLLTHSISNLRKEAALTLGELGARESLAALQSALQDRDPEVRKAVRIAIGQIEGAAP; translated from the coding sequence ATGACCGTTTCCACCGTGACCTTGCCGAACCTGCAGCACCTGAGCGCCGAAGCGAGCGCCCTGCTCGCGCGCCTCGCCGACGCCGATTCCGCAGTGCGCCGCATCGCGCTCCTCGAACTCGCCGATCTCGAAGATGAAGCGCTGCTGCCCGCGTTCATCGTCGCGCTGCGCGACGACCCCGCGCCAGACGTGCGGCGCGAAGCCGCCGTCGTGCTGGCCTCGTGGGAAGACGACGACGTCGTTCAAGCGCTCTGCACGGCGTTGCTCGACACCGACGACGACGTGCGAGAAGCCGCGGCGCAAAGTCTTTCGGAGCTGAAAGCCCAGTCGTCCGGGCACGTGCTGCGCCGCTGGGCCACGCGGCCCGAATCGTTCGTGCGCCGCGCGGCGCTGCGCGGCCTGCGCGAACTGCGTTTTGCGGATGCCTTCGAGCCAGCGCTGCACGCGCTCGCGGATACCGAGGCCGACGTGCGGCTCGAAGCCGTGGCCGTGCTCGGCTGGCTCAAGGAGGCACGCGCGCTGGAGGCGCTCGCCGCGCTCGCCGCCAGCGACGCGCACCCGGAGGTCCGCCGTGCGGCCGTTGGCGCGCTTGGATTCGCCTCGCCGGGCGATCAGGCCACGCTCGACGCGCTGCTCACGGCGCTGCGCGACGACGCCTGGCAAGTGCGCGAAGAAGCCGCGACGACGCTCGGCAAATTGCGCGCCGCCTCGGCGCTCGAACCGCTGGTCGTTGCGCTCGGCGACGCGTACTGGCAGGTCCGGCTGCGCGCGGCGCGCGCGCTCGGACAGCTACGCGATGCGAAAGCGGCCGCCGCCGTCGCCACGCTGCTCACGCACTCGATCAGCAATTTACGCAAGGAAGCGGCGCTCACGCTAGGCGAACTGGGCGCGCGCGAGTCATTGGCGGCGCTGCAAAGCGCGCTGCAGGACCGCGATCCCGAAGTGCGCAAGGCCGTGCGCATCGCTATCGGGCAGATCGAAGGCGCAGCGCCATGA